The sequence TTTGATGGCCGTTGCCAGTGTTTCGAACATTTCCTTGGCTGAGTATCCGATGGGGATGGTGCAGGCAGTGGAGCAATTTCCCCTTCATTGGTCTGTCATCTATACGGGAGGTATTGAAAACCATCCGCAAGTTTACCGAGCGATTGAGCAACAACGACCCGTCTGGGGTTACACTCACCCAAATCCACTGCACGGCAACTCGATTCGGAATCCGAAATATCTGGATGTACTTGCTGCAGAACATAGGTTACATCGCCCCAAACATATGTGGAATAATCCACCGACCCAAGGTGTGTGGCTCAAAAAGCCTTTGGCAAGTGCTGGTGGTCGAGGTATTCAATATTGGTCGCAAAATGAACCTGTCTCTCCTTCTCATTATCTTGAAGAATTTTTGGAAGGTGTTCCCTTCTCTGCCATCTTCCTGCACAACAAGCAGGGAACCAGATACCTCGGCTGTTCCAGACAACTGATCGGCACCCCATGGCTGCATGCGCCATCACTATTCAGCTACTGTGGCAATATCGGGTCTATTCAACTGGATAGCTCAAGCGACGATTATTTATTGCATCTTGGCTCAATTCTTACAAAACATGACCCATTTCTTGCAGGTTTGTTTGGCGTCGACTTTATCGTGAATGACAATCAGATCAATCTGATTGAAGTGAACCCTCGATACACGGCATCGGTTGAATTACTCGAGCTGGCATCCGGTCAATCGTATATTGCCAAACATGTTCAAACTTACCATGAGTCATTCGGCTCGAAGCAATCTTCAACATCTGTTCAATTGATTGGTAAAGCCGTTTATTACGCACCTTCAGATTGTGTTTTTCCACACGAAGCACCTTACTTCAACCAGCAAATCGACGATCTCTGGCGAATTCCACAATGTGCAGATATCCCCACAGCAGGTATTCTGTTTGCCAAAGGCCAGCCTGTGCTCACACTCTACGCACAAGGAGCCGACGAACTTGAAATTGTTCATCGACTCCGAGAGAAAGCCATCGAATTAGATGAGTTACTTTTTCATCGGTTTTCCACTTAAGGAAGTACCTGTCACTTGCTGTTCTTCGTACGAATCCGGGCCATTAGGCAACGGGGCGTAAGGCAAAAACCACGGGAAAAATTCAGGTGCCTTGGGCTTAGGACGATTCATGGCTGGACCTTCCTCAACCAACTCAACCTCATTCGACTTGGGAGTAAACTGGGCAGGAACCAATGATGTGGATTCCAATTTAGGCAAGGTCATGGGCACAGGCATCAACCTGCCATCCAGCGTCATGGGTATCATCCCGAAGAAATCATCGTCGCCTACGCACCGATTTGGCTCATCCGTAATTACACGTGGCAGACGTGGGGTACCCTCAGCAGGGCACAGTGGGATCTGCTCCAGATCAACAGGTACTTCACAAGTCAGTTCCTGTTTGATGACAGGATGAGGCATAGCCACCTTGTTCTGCTTCAGAACCTGGCCACGCAGTTGTGTCAATAAATCATCCACTTGATCCTGTACGGATTGTTTCTGACGGACCACCAGGCACTTCCCCTGGGCAAAGTACTCGATGGTTGCATCTTTGGTATTCCAGGCATCTGGCGAAACCATCGTGGTAATGAGCCTGATCAGTTCATCATGGTTGCTGCAGGCCGTGGTGCTAAATTCAGCAATGGAGTACGTCCGAACGATAACGTTTTGTTCATCGCCGACTTTGCAGCAGTCAGATGCTTTCGCATTGCATGGCGTTTCATTATAGCAAACCTTCTTATCACTGCATGTTGAACCCGTTGAACAGGTAGCAGACTTCTTATCTGGCGAGGCAAAGCTGGTAGGAGTGGCTGCACTCTTCTTATCAACAGGAAGCGACAACAAATAAGTTGTGGGGTTCATTGCCGATATGAGTTCCCCCAGGGCCTGCATGGTAAAGTAGACAGGATTCTCATCTTCCGTAACTGGAGGCACGGCGGCATGAAGGCCTGGCATGACTTCCGGGCCTTTGGCTTCATTTAATGAATAACTGGGCAACGTGGCGAAGTTGTTACTCGCATCAACTTGCTTCACTGGGTTGGAATTCAAACTGACACCTGGAATGGGTGGCAGCTTGGCTACTTCCTGCATCACCTTGGCGGGTGGCATGACCACTTTCGCATCTGGTTGAATGGGCACATACAGTGGCACCAGTGGTTTTTCTGTGAAAGTAAATTCATCCACTACTGGAGACTTGTTCGCGTTGGGTGGCAAAGCTGGTGGCTCAGGTTGCAGGCTGGCCAGATTCTTCAGTGCTTCTTCCCGTAGTTGCTGGTGTTCGGGTACATCTTCCACGGCTACTGGTTTTACCGGTGGCTGCATGATACTAGTGACAGGAGGAGTATCGTTATTCCGAAGAGCTGGCTGCAAATCAAACGCAATGGCTGGCGAAGAACCGTGCGTAACAGCAGGTACGCTGGTTGACGGTTTGTCCTTGCTGGAACTGATGAGCCAGGCCAAGTTGTCAGGCCTCTTCTGGCCATATTCAGCAATTGCCACAGTAACGACAGCAGCTGCAACCAATACCATTGCGGTAAACCAGTAAAGACTTCGCATGGCCAACCTCCGTGCCGAACTATTTTTCAGTACCCTGGCGTTAGCATCCGTGATAACGCTCAAGTAGTTTGTTGCAGTGATGCACATGGGGGGAGCCGGGCTTCCCTGCCCGGTGTGCGCCATCCATGGCACACTCCCACCAAGGCGGGGAGGACTATACACACTGCTGAAATAGCCTGCTAGTCCAGTTCCTGCAGTCTGTTGAACTGGGCTTGACAGAAATCAACCCTGTTTCGCCTGCAAAATTCGCGGATTTCATACTTATTTGAACAGATTCAATCCTGGCGACATGGTGTTCAATCGATTGCTGCCCATATAATGTGGGAACCCAACTTTATCCTGTTTCTGGTTACGCCATCATGTTCGACGGTTTGCAAAAAAGTCTCTCGAATGCCTTCAAAGCTATTACCGGCCGTGGCAGATTGAGTGCCGCCAATATCAAGGAAGGTCTTGCGACGGTCAGACAAGCCTTGCTTGATGCAGATGTTAATTTCAACGTAACCAATGCCTTCATCGAACGGGTCAGTACCCGTGCTGTCGGACAGGATGTGATTGACAGCATCCGACCAGAAGAACAGATCATCAAGATCGTTTATGATGAACTCTGCGCGCTGATGGGGCCTGTGGATCATACGATCCATTTTGCCAAGGATCGTCCATCGGTCATTATGCTGTGTGGCTTGCAGGGTTCCGGTAAAACCACCACCTGCGGCAAGCTGGCCAAGATGCTGCAGGCTCGTGGCAAGAAGCCATTGATGGTAGCTGCTGACATGCAGCGACCTGCTGCCATCGACCAGTTACATGTTCTTGGCGAACAACTGCAGATTCCTGTGCACAGCCGTAGTGCTGCAAAGCCTCTGGATGTCTGTCTCAATGGCATCAAGGAAGCCCGGCTGAAGGGTTACGATACTGTTATTCTCGATACCGCTGGCCGTCTGCACGTTGCGGAAATGCCGATGGATGAGCTGAAGTCCATCGACAAGCAGGCCAAGCCCGATGAAGTATTCTTTGTCTGCGATTCGATGACAGGTCAGGATGCTGTCAATTCAGCGAAAGCCTTCAATGAGGCATTGGAACTAAATGGCATCATCCTGACCAAGCTGGATGGCGACTCACGAGGCGGTGCGGCACTCTCCATTAAAGAAGTAACCGGTGTACCCATCAAATTTGTGGGTATTGGTGAAAAGCTCGACAAGCTGGAAGAATTCCACCCAGATCGCATGGCACAACGTATTCTCGGCCAAGGCGATATGATGAGCCTGGTAGAGAAAGTTGTACAGGCTCAACAGCACATTACTGAAGAAGAGAGGATCAAACAGCAGGAAAAGCTGGCCAAGGGCGATTTCACGCTGGATGATTTCCGCAAGCAGTTTGCCATGGTTCATCAATTGGGCATGAAGAACATGATGGGCATGTTGCCTGGCATGTCGGAAATGATGAAGGATGTTGATGAAGACCCAGACAAGGTGATGACTCGTTTTCAGGGCATGATTGATTCGATGACGCCAGCGGAAAAGAAGAACCCTGATCTTATCGACCTCAGTCGCCGTCGCCGTATTGCCACCGGTGCAGGCGTTCAAGCACATGAGATCAAGAAGTTTCTGGAACAATTCCAGGTCGCACGTACGGTGGCTCGTCAGATGAACTCGATGAGCCTGATGCAGAAGATGAAGATGATGATGGGTATGGGCAAGGCCGGCATGTTCGATCCAGGCGGCTTAATGACACAGAAGCAGAAAATTGGTACTGGTCATCGCAAAACCGCCAAAGAACGAGCGGAAGAGCGAAAAAAAAAGAAGAAGAAACGCTGAGCAATACCCCATGTTGTACCGCTCACTAGCGTGGCAAGGCGATGCCCTGGGTGAATTGCGCCTGCTCGATCAGACTCGGTTGCCTGGAGAAACCATTTATCGCCATTGCACGACCATTGAACAGGTCTGGCAAGCCATCAGGGAATTGTGCGTACGCGGAGCGCCAGCGATCGGTGTTTCGGCAGCGTATGGTGTGGTATTAGGCGTGCGTGCTTTCGTACACCCCACGCTGGAAACTGTAAAACAGGCAACCAATTACCTGCGTACGAGCCGACCTACCGCCGTCAATTTGTTCTGGGCGCTTGATCGCATGGATGCCGCGGCGGAAAAATACTTCCATAAGCCTGAAGGACAGCTGATTGAACTGTTACTGGCCACGGCTCAAGATATTGAAGATGAAGACGTAGAAACCTCTCGCAGCATTGGAGAATTTGGGTCACATCTCATTCCCGATGGTGGCGGCGTGTTGACTCATTGCAACACCGGCGCACTGGCCACCGCAGAGTATGGCACTGCGTTAGCTGCCATCATCATGGCCTGGGAACAGGGGAAAAGGTTTACCGTCTTTGCAGATGAAACTCGGCCATTGCTTCAAGGTGCGAGATTGACCGCCTGGGAATTGCAACAGCATGGCATCCCCTGCACCCTCATTTGCGATAACATGGCTGCTCAGGTCATGCGGGAAGGGAAAGTGCAACTGGCCATCGTGGGAGCGGACCGTATCGCAGCTAATGGTGATACTGCCAACAAGATTGGTACCTATGGCGTTGCTATTCTCTGCAACTATCACAAGCTGCCGTTTTTTGTTGCAGCCCCACAAAGCACTTTCGATCTGAATCTGGCAGATGGTACAGGTATTCCCATTGAACAGCGTCATGCCGATGAGATCACCCAGGCTTTTGGCAAACGCACTGCACCGGTTGATGTAGCAATCTACAATCCAGCGTTCGATGTCACCCCCGCATCATTAATTTCGGGCATCGTCACCGAACATGGCATCATTCAGCCCGTTAATGCTGAAGAGATTGCCCGTCGGCTGCGCTGATATTCCGCTCTTGTGCCATCATTTCCAGAAATACTTTTCGCATCTGCTCTGTCTGCATGGTTAAAGTAGACTTGAAACTCTGAATAGCCCGATCAGCATCTGTTTCCAGATACCCCATCCGCCTGACCAACGTCAGCATATCTACCGATGAAGCCGGCAGACTTTCCAAAGATTGATGATGCAGCATCCGCAGTCGGCTTTCAATCGTTCTGAGAAAAGTGTAATGATCATGAACCAGTCTATATGTTTCCTGATCGATTAATTTCACCTGCATCAGCGCAGTAAGAGCTTCCCAGATATTGGGCTGCCGAATAGATGAATATTGGCATCCATATTTCAGCAGAAAGGATTGAACCAGGAATTCGACATCGACAATGCCACCCTTTCCACGCTTGAGGTCTGTTTCTGATCGACTGGCTTCCATTCTTATTCGCATCGACAGAATTTCATCAATTACTGCTGGTGACCATTCTGAAAGATAAGTCGCTTCATGAATCACTTGCAGCACGATATCAGAAAATACTGGTTCCCCTTCCACTATTCTGGCGCGGGTTAACGCCTGTCTTTCCCAAAGCTGTGCCTCGCCTTCAGCATAATACTTTCGGAAACCTTCCAGTGGCACCACCAGACTTCCCGACTTTCCCGTTGGCCGAAGCCGCATATCTACCTGATACAACCTGCCCAGCGGCCCGTGATGTCCCAAAGACTTGATCATCCGTTGAGCCAGCTCGCTGAAAAAGTGAATATTGTCGGTCGATTGTCCATTACTCGAATCGGTCTTACCATCTGCTTCATAAATCAGGATCAGGTCGAGATCGCTTTGATAACTCATCTCCCTGCCGCCAAGCTTTCCCAGCCCCACGATGGCAAACCTGCACGCCCTGTCGGAATCGGGCATCCGAGGTACTCCCCATCGCCTACACAACAACTGGTATTCCCGATGGACGATCTGATGCAACAGTGTCTGGGCCAGATCGGAAAGAGATGCCAGGGTATCTCGTAAAGGCCGTTTGCTCAGGATGTCCTGCACGCCGATGCGAAGCAGTTCCTTGTTCTGAAAACTGTGCAGAATGCGATTGATCAATTCCGGATCGGCACCCTGGCAGAGTTCCTGAAGTTCCCGCTGCAGATCATCCCTGGTCCTGGGTTGATTCAGCACCAGCGAATCCAATAGCTCATCAATCATACCCGGATGACTCATCAGAATCTGCGACAGATACTGACTGGACGCACACAACTCGACATACAGCTTCAGACTCGGTTCATTGAAACTGAACAGTTCCCAAAGCACCCCCTTGGCCCCCAGCGATGCAGTCACTTTTTCCAGATTGGTTAATGCCATATCAGGATCAGGCGTTTCTGATAAAGCCAGAAGCAGCTTGCGGATAATGCTGGCCAGAAAATGACGACAGCGGCGGGTTGGCAGAAACGGTACAGGTTCCTCGGCAAGCAATTGAATATTTCGTAATGCAGTGGCTGAGTCTCGAAATCCGAACCGCTTAAGCGTAGTTGCTGCACGGTCGTTTTGATCTTCAGGCAACAGTATCAGATCTGTTTCCGGAGAATCGATCTGTGCAGCATCTGCAAATGCATCATGCAGGAGATGGTTCAGCACTTTCCGGTTCAGCGTGGTGACCTGTCGGAAATCGCTCAAGAACTGCGATTGCGCGGTTTCTGCCTGGTCGTAATATCCCAATCGGATAGCAAGCCGGCGCAGTTCCTCCGGGCGGTCGGGCAAATGATGCGTCTGCAAGTCGCTCAGTAATTGCAGTCGATGTTCTGTCCTACGCAAGAAACGGTAGCCCTTTTCCAGAATTTCCCCTTCGGTGGGGGTCAGGCAGTCTGCTCGGAGCAATGCAGTGATGGCGTGCAGCGTGTTGTTGTTACGCACTGCAGGCAATTCACCACCATTAAGCAACTGCAGAAACTGAATGACGAATTCGATATCACGTATGCCACCGTAGCCTGTCTTTACATCGCGTGTATCATCGCCTTGCCTTAGTGCACGCTGTTCGATTTTCCGTTTGATGGCCTTCACTTCACTGATTTCAGCGAAAGCCAGGTACTTGCGATAAATGAAAGGTTCGATGGCTTGCAGGAATCGAGTCCCCAGCTCTGAATCACCCGCGATAGGTCTGACCTTGATTAAAGCCTGGCGTTCCCAGGTGCGGCCCAGCGTATCGTAATAACTGAGCGTACTGCTCAGGCTGCGAACCAGTGGACCACGTTGCCCTTCAGGCCGAAGTCGAAAATCGACTCGGTATGCCGCAGGCGCTGCGGTCAGCAATCGCAACATCTCGGTAGTCACCCTGCTGTAATACTCTTCTAGGGTAACCTGCAATTTTCCATCCGTCTGGCCATCTTCGTCGTATACAATCATCAGGTCGATATCGCTGGAGTAATTCAGTTCTCCTCCACCGAGCTTCCCAAATGCCAACACAATCATTTTGCCAAACTGTCCATGCACCGAGACCGGATTGCCAAACCTTTTTCGAACGGTTCGCTCGGCTTGAGTCAAGGCAACATTCACTGCAGCTTCTGCAACATAAGCAATATCTGCAGTTACTTCCTCCAGAGGCCTATCCCGCATGATGTCGTTGATGCCAATACGCAGCAATTGCCTGGCTCGATAATTGCGAATTACCCGCAACACCGTGGAATCTTCGTAACTGGAGCTGACCTCGGCCTGCAATTCTGTAATCAATTCCTCTTTGGTTGGCGTGCGACTGAGTGGAAAACCCAGCATGGCAATCGCTGCAGGCTGAGTCATCAGCGTATCGCTGAGAAACTGGCTGGTGCCCATCAGATTGATCAAGGTTTCAATCGCATCGGGATGGTGTGAGAGAATTTCTTCGAGAAGTGGCACAGCATTCTCGGTGGAAAGAAACCGCTCCAGGTTGTTCAGTGCCATATCGGGGTCTGCACTGCGAGCCAGCAGGCTTTGCCACAAAGGCAGACAGCGCTGCAGTTGTTCCTGTCCCAACAGCTTCTCCAGTGAAGCATAATTCCGCTCACCCCGGCTAATGTCATGAATGCCTGCTGCAAGCAGAAACGACACGCATTCAGCCGATGCTGATTCTGAATTCATGTCGTTACCTCGGAGGCCATGTGATACAGAGCTGATTTCACTTCAAAGGGTTTCAACCCAGGCTTTAGCGACAGCAATTTGGCAATGAGAGCAGAGACATGGGCTGTTGCCCAACTGGAAGCAGGAGTCTGTGTCAGAAAATTCAGATTACTGCTGGCAGTGGCTTGAAATTCCACCCGTTCGTTAGGTGAATAACATAACTGCACTGCATGTTTATCCGATTTCCCACGGCTGACACCTATCAGCGGAGCTCCCATGATGGCAGGAAAACTGCGCGAATGGGGATGATCATTATGTGCTGCAGCCACCGATATCACATCCCGGTGGTAACACTCTTCGATAATACGCTGAAGTTGCCAGCGCCTCTGGATGGGAAACAGCCTGTCTTCCGTAATGCCCAGCGAGATATTCAAGACATGGCAACGCGCCTCGTGAACACACCATTCGATAGCTCGAATGAGTGTTTCGACATCACAATAACCTGACGAGCTGAATACATCAGCTGAGATGAGTGTTGCTTGTGGCGCATGTAGCAGTATGAGACCGGCTACCGCAGTCCCATGCGGAGCGCTCTGCAAGCCCTCGTATGGAAGTGTTTTGCCTGGTTCGAAGATACTGCCCTCAATAGCTGATGCATAACCCTGCTGTTGCAGTGTAGCCTGATCGATGCCCGTATCAATGATACCAACCCGCACCCCCTGCCCGGTTGCCTGGGGATGCTGCATCAATTCATTCAAACTGACAGGCCAGTGGGGTTGCAACTTCAGACTCATGATGAAGGAAGACGGGTGACATCATCGAGCAGGCTTTCCACCTGATGCAGCATTGCCTCAATACGATTGACAGCATCTGCACCATACTTCTGTGACAATCGCTGAAGCAGATCAGCCCAGTGTTCCACCTGTTGTCCGGTGACCGAACCTGCCTTCTGAACCTGCGATCTGAATACATCACTGCCCTGTGCACCGGCTGATTTCGTCAACTCTCCAGTAAAACGTTTACTCTCCTGTAAAGCTGCTTGCAGGGTGCTGTACAACATCCGCTGTGATTCACGTTCCCCCAGGACCAGTTTGAGCAGTAATCCTGCCATGGGCTGCAAAGCTCGAAGCCGATCCTTGTCTTCGCTATCAAAAGCTTTGACATCACCTTTTTTGTCGAACAATTCAACGATGGCTACACACGCCTGGCTCGTATGCATTGTCAGGCCGAGCAACTGGGAATGTTTTGATTCCGTTGGCGATAGCTGTACGCCACTGAGATGCCTTGTGGAAGCAAGAGAGGTGAGCAACCCCTCATTCGACATGCTGCAAACTGCTGCTGCTAGTGACTGTGCATAACGCCAACCACGCCAGACTTCCACTCGGCTGCCTTGGATATCAAAAACCTGGATATTCTCCTTCCCCAAGTTCTGGCTGGCAGTATCTCTGACAATCAGTAACCCAGCACTGGCATCCGTAAGTCGCTGTGCCAACATCATCACTGCCCGTGCGACTTCATCCAGATGTATACCGTCCTGATGCAATACACTGGCTGTTTCCAGCCTGGGCAGTGCTTCCTGCACCAGTGCCCGAAAACGGGACAACTGCTGATGAATTTCCCGTTCCCGTTTGCGGGGCCGCAGGTGTTCCAGTTGCCTGCGAACTGCGGAAAGGAAGAAATCTTTCGTCAGGTCGTGACTTTTATCAAGATAATCCCGTATTCCGAGCCGAAGTGCATCCAGCGGCGTCGCCTGGCTTGCATAACCGGTGATCAGGATAGCAGTCAGATCACTTTGGAACTCGTGCAGGTCTTCGAGCAGTTGTAGACCGTTCAGCCCAGCACCGAGGTTCCAATCGAGAATTGCCAGATCAATCTGATGCTGGTTGGCCAGTTGCAATGCTGCTGCTGCATCGTTTGCTGCCAATACTTTCAAGTTCAACTGGCTGCCTTGCAACCATTCGGTCAGTGTGGTCCGAACGGACGACTCATCATCAACGATGAGAACAGTTTCCATATGCACCTCGCAATGGGTGTAAGCTCCTGTTCATTGTAAAGAGATGGTAACCAGAATGTTAATGGAACTCGGCATGAGTTCCATTAACATTGCCCTGTTACACTTTCAACAGCTTGCAGGCCTGTTCATACCCTGGTGCCGGATGGCCACACTCGCTGGCAGTCACCCGTGCCAGTGCCAGCAGTTGCCGCCAGCGGTATGCTTCTCGTGTGGAATTGAATTCTTCTACGACCGTCCGGTAATACTTCTCGGCATGCAAGGCGCCATCTTCGCTGATGGCATATTTCAGCAATGTCGCAAAGACGGGTGATGCATCTTGCTTGAGTTCGTGGATACGGTTTACGAGCGCACAAGCTCTTGCCTGTTCTTTCGCCCGGATAGCGTCTTCCAGTTCCTTGTTCAGATTCTCCGGAGTGACTTTGCTGATGGAATTGCTGTGTTCGGAATGGGGATAGGGTTCCCATTTCAGGAAATCGCCGCCACGGTTGGTTCGGTCTAAAGCCACTTGGTAAGCGCCGAGGATGAGACAAGCAGCAGTATGTTTGGAATGCCGGGCCAGGTTTCGCCAGGCGTTGGCCGAATCGCTGGCATGCACACCAATGGAATCGCCATGCACACTGCCTTGCGGCTTGTTGGGCTGAACCATGCCGCCGTAGCGGCCTTTATCCCGCAGTACGAGTTGGTTCGCTGCAAGAGTGATGGCTTCACCCACTGCATCAGGTAGATAGCCTTCGGATAATGCCATCGCAGCAGCTTCCGCAGCCTGGGAGGCATTGGCACTGAAAATGGTCTTAGCCAGATGATCAACCCAGGCATCATCAGCGGGCTTCTTACCCAATGACTTGTGATCGAACTGATACTTTTCCATCAACTTGGGAAGCAGCGCCCTCACCTCGGCAAAGTAACTTTTCTGATTGTCATTCTCACTCTTGATGCAGTAATGCACCGATTGCCTGAGCAGCGTATGTGCATGTTCCCGCCCTACCAGTTCGAGCATGTCCCAGGAACGGGAGACCATGACAATGCGATGGACTTCGGTCGATTCATGCACTTCGGGCAACAATGCATTGAGGGCATCTTCTGGCGAAGTAGCCAGTTGTTTGAAGATAATCTCTGCCTGCTTGACGTCTTTCTTGTGACAGGCATCACGTAACGCCTGGCTGGTGGAAGTACCGGTCGTCGCAGGGACTTCGTGCAACACTTCAGGGTTGACGCCTCGTTCCTGCATTCGCTGACAGTTGCGATACAACACTTTCAGTACCGGCAAGGCCTGTCGTTCCGTAGGCAGTTCGCGAGCCATCTGGTATGCCGGGTACAATGCCATCATGGTGTGGAAGCCAACGTAATCTTCGCCACCAAAGGTGCGGACATTAGCCAATGCCGCTGCGGATACCACTTCTTTCAGATCAACACCCGTCTTGAGCATGTTCACAATGCGAGGCAACATCTGCTCTGCAGTGCTTTCCTGCATCAACGTAACGAGCGGTTCCAGTTTGCCAAATTTCAGACGAGGTGCAGAATCATCACCCCAGGCTTGGGAAAAACCGAGATCGGTTGCAAGTGCTGAACCAACGCTGGCAACCAGCATGCCACGACCAACATCAGCAAGAAAACGGCGACGAGTGTTCGACATGACTGACCCTCTAGGAGGGAGGAGGTGGGATTTCACTACTACAAGGTACCACCCAGGCTGGGTAAATACCAGTAATGATCAGCCAGTGTTAAGAGTTTGTTCATTTCATGGGATAGTGGAAATGTGGGACACGATTGTATCGTGTCATGATTTACTGTGTCGTTTACGCTGTCACGATATAATCGTGACCCACGGTTGTAATCGGCCACCTGCAGCGCCTCGTGCGCGCGTCTGTTTTCATGGGGTTTTTGTGTGGAACAGGATTCCAATCCTGTTCGCGGTGACAATACGCCGTTGCAGCTCGACGCTGTCAGGATTGGAATCCTGACCCACCGTTGCAATCGACCACCTGCAGCGCCTCGTGCGCGCGCCTGTTTTCATGGGGTTTATGTGTGGAACAGGATTCCAATCCTGTTCGCGGCGACAATACGCCGTTGCAGCTCGACGCTGTCAGGATTGGAATCCTGACCCACGTTTGCACGGAGACAAATCCTGAGTCTGGGCATGTTCCCAGGCGGCTACGGTGCCAATGGGCAGCCAGAACCGGGCGGGAACCAGGTGGACCGTTCCTCTCTCAGCCAACTGGGTGACGTAATCGGTAATCTCGTATTCGCCTCGGGGCGAGAGTTTGAGTTCCAGTTGTTTCACTTTTTCAGGAAACAGGTAGACACCCACGTTGGCCATGCGGGTGCCGTCCAGTTCAGGTTTCTCGACCAGCTTATCGAGCGTGCCATCGGGCTTGGGGAAGGCGATACCGAACTGTCGAGGAGTATCAACGGGATGCACCAGCAACCCAGCTTCCTTCTCACAGAGAAGTTTCAAGTCAGCAGCGGCAAAGAGGTCGTCGGCATTCATGACAAGATACTTATTGCCGGTGAGCTTGGGGAAGCAAGAACGAAAAGCATCGCCGGTGCCTCGTGGCACTTCCTGGCGAACGGTGGACCAGTGGGAAAAGTGTCGTTGCTGTTTCAGATATTCTTCAATCTGTTCCGCCAGGTGATTGACGACCACGACAATGCGTTCGACCGAATCAGGCAAGGCGGCAAGTATCCAGTCAAGAATGGGCCTGCCCTGCACCGGCAAGAGCGGCTTGGGGGTCGTTTCAGTATGCGGGCGGAGACGGGTGCCCAGTCCTGCAGCGAGGATGACAGCTTCCATGAAAACTCCCAAATGGATCAAGCCAGCGGTGGGCGCCCCAGGCTTCTTCGAATGATGGATAATTGGCCCAGGTGCATGGCAGTGTGGGCACCCAGGAATAACAGTGATTCACCCTGATCGCTGAAGAGGGGCGATTCCATGGGTGGCGAATCTTTCAACGTCGTTGCAGGCAGTTTCTCCACCGTCTGCACGAGCAGATCGCGATGGTTATCAAAGTGCCTGACCAGTTCGTGAGGATCGCCAAAATCTGCCGAGGTTCCCGTGGCAGCAGCACGCGTGGTTGCAAAACGCTCAACAAAACCATCAGGCAGTTCAGGCAGTTTGGGAACGCCCAGCTTTCTGAGCTGTGCTCGATCAACGCAGGTCAGGTGGCCTATGATCCATGCAGCGTTGTTGGCACCTAGGCAAGGCCGATGCTGATATTCTTCCGATTTCAGATCATCCACATAGCGGTGAAACATCAACTTCGATGAACGCAAACTGTAGGCAATCGCTTCCTGCGGGGTGTTGAACATAGATGCCTGCCTGTAGGGTGAATATCAGCATTATATGACTCGGCCAAGTTTTTATTTTGTTTCAATTTCGTGTCCATGCTTCCCGCAACAGTGCAGGCGTGCTGTCCAGTTGCATCTGTTCCTTGCTCACGAG is a genomic window of Planctomycetia bacterium containing:
- a CDS encoding S8 family serine peptidase; its protein translation is MQPHWPVSLNELMQHPQATGQGVRVGIIDTGIDQATLQQQGYASAIEGSIFEPGKTLPYEGLQSAPHGTAVAGLILLHAPQATLISADVFSSSGYCDVETLIRAIEWCVHEARCHVLNISLGITEDRLFPIQRRWQLQRIIEECYHRDVISVAAAHNDHPHSRSFPAIMGAPLIGVSRGKSDKHAVQLCYSPNERVEFQATASSNLNFLTQTPASSWATAHVSALIAKLLSLKPGLKPFEVKSALYHMASEVTT
- the glnE gene encoding bifunctional [glutamate--ammonia ligase]-adenylyl-L-tyrosine phosphorylase/[glutamate--ammonia-ligase] adenylyltransferase, whose product is MNSESASAECVSFLLAAGIHDISRGERNYASLEKLLGQEQLQRCLPLWQSLLARSADPDMALNNLERFLSTENAVPLLEEILSHHPDAIETLINLMGTSQFLSDTLMTQPAAIAMLGFPLSRTPTKEELITELQAEVSSSYEDSTVLRVIRNYRARQLLRIGINDIMRDRPLEEVTADIAYVAEAAVNVALTQAERTVRKRFGNPVSVHGQFGKMIVLAFGKLGGGELNYSSDIDLMIVYDEDGQTDGKLQVTLEEYYSRVTTEMLRLLTAAPAAYRVDFRLRPEGQRGPLVRSLSSTLSYYDTLGRTWERQALIKVRPIAGDSELGTRFLQAIEPFIYRKYLAFAEISEVKAIKRKIEQRALRQGDDTRDVKTGYGGIRDIEFVIQFLQLLNGGELPAVRNNNTLHAITALLRADCLTPTEGEILEKGYRFLRRTEHRLQLLSDLQTHHLPDRPEELRRLAIRLGYYDQAETAQSQFLSDFRQVTTLNRKVLNHLLHDAFADAAQIDSPETDLILLPEDQNDRAATTLKRFGFRDSATALRNIQLLAEEPVPFLPTRRCRHFLASIIRKLLLALSETPDPDMALTNLEKVTASLGAKGVLWELFSFNEPSLKLYVELCASSQYLSQILMSHPGMIDELLDSLVLNQPRTRDDLQRELQELCQGADPELINRILHSFQNKELLRIGVQDILSKRPLRDTLASLSDLAQTLLHQIVHREYQLLCRRWGVPRMPDSDRACRFAIVGLGKLGGREMSYQSDLDLILIYEADGKTDSSNGQSTDNIHFFSELAQRMIKSLGHHGPLGRLYQVDMRLRPTGKSGSLVVPLEGFRKYYAEGEAQLWERQALTRARIVEGEPVFSDIVLQVIHEATYLSEWSPAVIDEILSMRIRMEASRSETDLKRGKGGIVDVEFLVQSFLLKYGCQYSSIRQPNIWEALTALMQVKLIDQETYRLVHDHYTFLRTIESRLRMLHHQSLESLPASSVDMLTLVRRMGYLETDADRAIQSFKSTLTMQTEQMRKVFLEMMAQERNISAADGQSLQH
- a CDS encoding nucleotidyltransferase family protein, whose product is MEAVILAAGLGTRLRPHTETTPKPLLPVQGRPILDWILAALPDSVERIVVVVNHLAEQIEEYLKQQRHFSHWSTVRQEVPRGTGDAFRSCFPKLTGNKYLVMNADDLFAAADLKLLCEKEAGLLVHPVDTPRQFGIAFPKPDGTLDKLVEKPELDGTRMANVGVYLFPEKVKQLELKLSPRGEYEITDYVTQLAERGTVHLVPARFWLPIGTVAAWEHAQTQDLSPCKRGSGFQS
- a CDS encoding response regulator, with the translated sequence METVLIVDDESSVRTTLTEWLQGSQLNLKVLAANDAAAALQLANQHQIDLAILDWNLGAGLNGLQLLEDLHEFQSDLTAILITGYASQATPLDALRLGIRDYLDKSHDLTKDFFLSAVRRQLEHLRPRKREREIHQQLSRFRALVQEALPRLETASVLHQDGIHLDEVARAVMMLAQRLTDASAGLLIVRDTASQNLGKENIQVFDIQGSRVEVWRGWRYAQSLAAAVCSMSNEGLLTSLASTRHLSGVQLSPTESKHSQLLGLTMHTSQACVAIVELFDKKGDVKAFDSEDKDRLRALQPMAGLLLKLVLGERESQRMLYSTLQAALQESKRFTGELTKSAGAQGSDVFRSQVQKAGSVTGQQVEHWADLLQRLSQKYGADAVNRIEAMLHQVESLLDDVTRLPSS